GCGCGCTGGCGTTGGTCGAACGACCGGTCACAGCCTGATCACGTGATGGCATCGGGACGCTCCGGCGGTCATCCCGGCACCTGACACCGTGCCATCATCGACCATCGATCGACCGGTGAAGTCCGAAGTGGGAGGGCGCGTGGCGATGGAGGCCGGCCCTCGTGACACCGCACATGACGGCGGAGAGCAGCTCAGTCCCGACGGTCCCGACGAGACGTCGGGAGGCGTGACGGACGACGGTCCCGATGCGGACGAGATGTCGGCCGCGGCCGAGGTCGAGGTCGAGCTGCGCCCCCAGCCGCGTCTGCGTATCTGGCAGCTCGCGCCCATCGTGATCCTGGCCGCGGTCGGCTCTCTGATGTTCGCCTTCCCGCTCGCCTTCGAGTTCGGCGACGGCGGCGCGGTGGTCGCCATGCTCGGCCTGCTGATCAGCTGCTGCGCCGCAGGGTGGGGCATGATGGCCGCCCGCCGCGTGGGCCACACCTGGCCGGGACTGCCCGAGCGCGGCTCCGGGGGCCGCCCGGACTGGCGCGTCGTCTCCGGGTACGCCGTGCTCTTCCTGAGCGCCGTGGCCCTCGCCGTGTGGCGGGTGGCCAGGCTCCGCTGAGCACACCGCCTGGACCAGGTGTCGTACCCACACCGTACGATCGAGGAATGAGCACGCGGATCGCCTTCCTCAAGGGGCACGGGACCGAGAACGACTTCGTGATCATCCCCGACCCCAACAACGCCATCGAGCTGTCCCCGTCGGCCGTGGCCGCCCTGTGCGACCGCCGCGCGGGCATCGGTGGTGACGGCCTCCTGCACGTCGTTCGCTCCGCCGCCCACCCCGACGCCCGCCACCTGGCGGACCGCGCCGAGTGGTTCATGGACTACCGCAACGGCGACGGATCCGTCGCGGAGATGTGCGGCAACGGAGTGCGTGTCTTCGCCCGATACCTACAGCGCGCGGGGCACGCCGTCGAAGGTGATCTGGCGGTGGCCACCCGCGGTGGTGTGAAGACCGTGCACATCGCCAAGGAGGAGTCCGGCGGCGACATCACCGTCGGCATGGGCAAGGCGGTCCTCCACGAGGGCGACGTCACCGTCTCGGTCGGCGACCACCGATGGCCCGCGCGGAACGTGAGCATGGGCAACCCCCACGCGGTCGCCTTCGTCGACGACCTCTCCGAAGCGGGCAACCTCTACGAAGCACCCCCCTTCAGCCCCGCCTCCGCCTACCCGGACGGGGTGAACGTCGAGTTCGTCGTCCCCCGGGGCCCGCAGCACGTCGCCATGCGCGTGCACGAGCGCGGCGCGGGCGAGACCCGCTCCTGCGGGACCGGCGCCTGCGCCGTGGCTGTGGCGGCGGCCCGCAAGGACGGCCTGGACCCGGCCACGACCGGGGCCCCGGCCACGTACACCGTCGATCTGCCCGGCGGCCGTCTGGTGATCACCGAGCGCCCCGACGGCGAGATCGAGATGACGGGTGGGGCCGTGATCGTCGCCCAGGGCGAGATCGCGTCCGAATGGTTCGAAACGGCGAGCGCATGAACTGTCGCTCGAATGGGTGATCCGTTTCACGCTCGGCGAGAGGCGGTCAGCGCCACGTGATGGGCTCGGTAGCATCAAGCACCGGCCCGGACGGAGTATGCCGCCGTCCGCACACCGCCGGTCGAAGCAGCCGGAGGTGCTCATGAGTGCGGAGGCCACGAACCCTGCCACGCCCGGCCCCGTCACGTCCGGGGCCCAGCGCAAGCGCGGCCGTGCGCGTCTCGACCTGCGCAGGCTGGGCAGGGCCGCCCTGCTCGGATCCGGCACGCGGGACCGGCTGCCCGACGCGATCGGCCATGTGGCGGAGGCCCACCGAGGCCACTATCCGGACGCCGATCTGGAGCCCCTGCGCCGTGCGTACGTCCTCGCGGAGTCCTCGCACCGCGGCCAGACGCGCAAGAGCGGCGAGCCGTACATCACGCACCCGCTCGCGGTCACCCTGATCCTCGCCCAGCTCGGCGCGGAGATCACGACCTTGACCGCATCCCTGCTCCACGACACCGTCGAGGACACCGACGTCACACTCGCCCAGGTGCGGGCCGAGTTCGGCGACGACGTCTGCTACCTGGTCGACGGCGTGACGAAGCTGGAAAAGGTCGACTACGGAGCGGCGGCCGAACCCGAGACCTTCCGCAAGATGCTCGTCGCCACCGGCAACGACGTGCGCGTCATGTCGATCAAGCTCGCCGACCGCCTGCACAACATGCGCACCCTCGGTGTCATGCGCCCCGAGAAACAGGCGCGCATCGCCAAGGTCACCCGGGACGTGCTCATCCCGCTCGCCGAGCGCCTCGGAGTGCAGGCACTCAAGACCGAGCTGGAGGACCTCGTCTTCGCGATCCTCCACCCCGAGGACTGCGCCCAGGTCAAGGCCATGATCGCCGCCAACGCCGCGAGCGAGGGAGACCCTCTCGGGGACATCGCGGGCGAGGTGCGCAGCGTGCTGCGCGAAGCGGGCATCACCGCCGAGGTCCTCATCAGGCCCCGGCACTACGTCTCCGTTCACCGCGTGCACCGCAAGCGCGGCGAACTGCGCGCGTCCGACTTCGGCCGCCTCCTCGTGCTCGTCAACGAGGACGCCGACTGCTACGGAGTCCTGGGCGAGCTGCACACCTGCTTCACGCCGGTCGTCTCCGAGTTCAAGGACTTCATCGCCGTACCGAAGTTCAACCTGTACCAGTCGCTGCACACGGCCGTGACCCGCTCCGACGGCGAGGTCGCCGAAGTCCTCATCCGCACGCACCAGATGCACCAGGTCGCGGAGGCGGGCGTCGTCGCCCTGCACAATCCCTACGCTCCTCCGTCGGAGGAGCCGTCCGACAGCGCCGACGACGAGCGCGTGGACCCCACCAGGCCCGGCTGGCTCTCCCGGCTCCTCGACTGGCAGCAGGCCGCCCCCGACCCGGACACGTTCTGGTCGACGCTGCGGGAGGACCTCGCCCAGGACCGCGAGATCGCCGTCTTCCGGCCCGACGGCGCCACGCTCGGCCTGCCCGCGGGCGCCAGCTGCGTGGACGCCGCCTACGCCCAGTACGGCGAGGACGCCCACGCCTGCATCGGCGCACGCGTCAACGGCCGTCTGGCGACGCTCAGCACGGTCCTGAGGGACGGCGACACCGTCCAGCTGCTCATGAGCCAGGACCCCACGTCCGGGCCCTCACGCGACTGGCTGGACCACGCGCGCACTCCCGCCGCGCGGATCGCCATCCGGCGCTGGCTCACCGCACACCCCGCACCCGCCCCGGCGCCGATGTCGCCCGCGCAGCGGCCGCCGCAGCAGACGCCGTCGGTCGTGCCGAGGCCGGAGGACTCCGGAGCCCTGCGGCC
The sequence above is a segment of the Streptomyces sp. Je 1-369 genome. Coding sequences within it:
- a CDS encoding RelA/SpoT family protein, with the translated sequence MSAEATNPATPGPVTSGAQRKRGRARLDLRRLGRAALLGSGTRDRLPDAIGHVAEAHRGHYPDADLEPLRRAYVLAESSHRGQTRKSGEPYITHPLAVTLILAQLGAEITTLTASLLHDTVEDTDVTLAQVRAEFGDDVCYLVDGVTKLEKVDYGAAAEPETFRKMLVATGNDVRVMSIKLADRLHNMRTLGVMRPEKQARIAKVTRDVLIPLAERLGVQALKTELEDLVFAILHPEDCAQVKAMIAANAASEGDPLGDIAGEVRSVLREAGITAEVLIRPRHYVSVHRVHRKRGELRASDFGRLLVLVNEDADCYGVLGELHTCFTPVVSEFKDFIAVPKFNLYQSLHTAVTRSDGEVAEVLIRTHQMHQVAEAGVVALHNPYAPPSEEPSDSADDERVDPTRPGWLSRLLDWQQAAPDPDTFWSTLREDLAQDREIAVFRPDGATLGLPAGASCVDAAYAQYGEDAHACIGARVNGRLATLSTVLRDGDTVQLLMSQDPTSGPSRDWLDHARTPAARIAIRRWLTAHPAPAPAPMSPAQRPPQQTPSVVPRPEDSGALRPAAANAVVDREGASVRLAGCCTPVPPDDVTAFAVRGGVVTVHRVGCPAVERMKEVGRPEIGVRWGDTAECRVTLIAESFGRAHLLADLTEAIALEGVAIISATVEPPTQQRVRHTYTLQLPDAAHLPGLMRAMRAVPGVYDVNRAQHPAAAAH
- the dapF gene encoding diaminopimelate epimerase, with translation MSTRIAFLKGHGTENDFVIIPDPNNAIELSPSAVAALCDRRAGIGGDGLLHVVRSAAHPDARHLADRAEWFMDYRNGDGSVAEMCGNGVRVFARYLQRAGHAVEGDLAVATRGGVKTVHIAKEESGGDITVGMGKAVLHEGDVTVSVGDHRWPARNVSMGNPHAVAFVDDLSEAGNLYEAPPFSPASAYPDGVNVEFVVPRGPQHVAMRVHERGAGETRSCGTGACAVAVAAARKDGLDPATTGAPATYTVDLPGGRLVITERPDGEIEMTGGAVIVAQGEIASEWFETASA